A part of Sugiyamaella lignohabitans strain CBS 10342 chromosome D, complete sequence genomic DNA contains:
- the EGD2 gene encoding Egd2p (Alpha subunit of the nascent polypeptide-associated complex (NAC); involved in protein sorting and translocation; associated with cytoplasmic ribosomes; GO_component: GO:0005737 - cytoplasm [Evidence IEA,IEA]; GO_component: GO:0005854 - nascent polypeptide-associated complex [Evidence IDA] [PMID 10219998]; GO_component: GO:0005634 - nucleus [Evidence IEA,IEA]; GO_function: GO:0070300 - phosphatidic acid binding [Evidence IDA] [PMID 16343487]; GO_function: GO:0080025 - phosphatidylinositol-3,5-bisphosphate binding [Evidence IDA] [PMID 16343487]; GO_function: GO:0032266 - phosphatidylinositol-3-phosphate binding [Evidence IDA] [PMID 16343487]; GO_function: GO:0070273 - phosphatidylinositol-4-phosphate binding [Evidence IDA] [PMID 16343487]; GO_function: GO:0051082 - unfolded protein binding [Evidence IMP] [PMID 9482879]; GO_process: GO:0051083 - 'de novo' cotranslational protein folding [Evidence IPI] [PMID 10219998]; GO_process: GO:0006620 - posttranslational protein targeting to membrane [Evidence IGI] [PMID 10518932]; GO_process: GO:0015031 - protein transport [Evidence IEA]; GO_process: GO:0006810 - transport [Evidence IEA]) — protein sequence MAAEEPKIQEITDDVEEHVHDHAHDHDHDHDHDHDHDHEVADGAGVTVVSRGEKKARKLILKLGLQKIEGVNRVVLKRTRNAVFIIENPEVYKNPSSGTYIVFGEAKVDNQATNIASQIAQLAAQGGAAGAPAGAEAASGPASKDPASIQADLAAAVKDVSLNEKAAAEPEVADEDVDASGLNEDDIRIVQEQANTSRAKAVAGLRANKGDIVNTIMELTT from the coding sequence atggctgctgaagaACCTAAGATCCAAGAAATCACTGACGACGTTGAAGAGCACGTCCACGATCATGCTCACGATCACGACCATGATCACGACCACGACCACGATCACGACCACGAAGTTGCTGACGGTGCTGGTGTCACTGTTGTGTCCCGTGGTGAGAAGAAGGCTAGAAAGCTGATTCTCAAGCTCGGTTTGCAAAAGATCGAGGGTGTTAACCGTGTTGTCTTGAAGAGAACTCGTAATGCCGTTTTCATCATTGAGAACCCCGAGGTTTACAAGAACCCCTCTTCTGGTACCTACATTGTTTTCGGTGAGGCTAAGGTTGATAACCAAGCCACCAACATTGCTTCTCAAATCGCTCAATTGGCTGCTCaaggtggtgctgccggTGCTCCTGCCGGTGCCGAGGCTGCTTCTGGTCCTGCTTCTAAGGACCCAGCCTCGATCCAAGCCGATTTGGCCGCTGCCGTTAAAGACGTTTCTTTGAACGAGAAGGCCGCCGCCGAGCCCGAGGTCGCTGACGAGGATGTCGATGCTTCTGGACTCAACGAGGACGATATCCGCATTGTCCAAGAACAAGCCAACACCTCCAGAGCCAAGGCTGTTGCCGGTCTCCGTGCTAACAAGGGCGACATCGTCAACACCATCATGGAGCTCACTACCTAA
- the PAB1 gene encoding polyadenylate-binding protein (Poly(A) binding protein; part of the 3'-end RNA-processing complex, mediates interactions between the 5' cap structure and the 3' mRNA poly(A) tail, involved in control of poly(A) tail length, interacts with translation factor eIF-4G; GO_component: GO:0005737 - cytoplasm [Evidence IEA,IEA]; GO_component: GO:0005737 - cytoplasm [Evidence IDA] [PMID 11914276]; GO_component: GO:0005737 - cytoplasm [Evidence IDA] [PMID 15630021]; GO_component: GO:0005737 - cytoplasm [Evidence IDA] [PMID 15769879]; GO_component: GO:0010494 - cytoplasmic stress granule [Evidence IDA] [PMID 17908917]; GO_component: GO:0010494 - cytoplasmic stress granule [Evidence IDA] [PMID 18981231]; GO_component: GO:0010494 - cytoplasmic stress granule [Evidence IDA] [PMID 19470581]; GO_component: GO:0005634 - nucleus [Evidence IEA,IEA]; GO_component: GO:0005634 - nucleus [Evidence IDA] [PMID 11914276]; GO_component: GO:0005634 - nucleus [Evidence IDA] [PMID 15630021]; GO_component: GO:0005634 - nucleus [Evidence IDA] [PMID 15769879]; GO_component: GO:0005840 - ribosome [Evidence IDA] [PMID 8631901]; GO_function: GO:0003723 - RNA binding [Evidence IEA,IEA]; GO_function: GO:0003729 - mRNA binding [Evidence IDA] [PMID 23222640]; GO_function: GO:0003676 - nucleic acid binding [Evidence IEA]; GO_function: GO:0000166 - nucleotide binding [Evidence IEA]; GO_function: GO:0008143 - poly(A) binding [Evidence IDA,IMP] [PMID 9193001]; GO_function: GO:0008428 - ribonuclease inhibitor activity [Evidence IDA] [PMID 11889048]; GO_process: GO:0006397 - mRNA processing [Evidence IEA]; GO_process: GO:0051028 - mRNA transport [Evidence IEA]; GO_process: GO:0060211 - regulation of nuclear-transcribed mRNA poly(A) tail shortening [Evidence IDA,IMP] [PMID 17766253]; GO_process: GO:0006417 - regulation of translation [Evidence IEA]; GO_process: GO:0006446 - regulation of translational initiation [Evidence IDA,IMP] [PMID 10357826]; GO_process: GO:0006810 - transport [Evidence IEA]), which yields MSADASVTAAEKALEKLTLDNKTEVKEETPVESTPKEESTTESSESATPAAAEGAAATEEPVDEAAANAAAAANSASLYVGELDPSITEAMLFEVFNQIGPVASIRVCRDAVTRRSLGYAYINYHNTQDGQRALEELNYAPIKGRACRIMWSQRDPSLRRTGAGNIFIKNLDPAIDNKALHDTFSAFGNILSCKIATDDNGISKGYGFVHYEDVESAESAIKHVDGMLLNDKKVFVGRHIAKQDRQSKAEQLRANYTNIYVKNLDLETNQEKFEEMFKKFGTITSASLAVDGEGKSRGFGFVNYESHESAAKAVEELNDSETPSGKKLYVGRAQKKYEREEELKKQYEAARLEKINKYQGVNLYIKNLDDSVDDEKLREVFSVHGTITSAKVMTDDSGKSKGFGFVCFSSTEEATKAVAEMNQFMLAGKPLYVALAQRKDVRRSQLQQQIHAKNQLRLQQQAAVAGGLPGQYIPNPMFYGPGAQQPGGFIPPVPRGVFPGNTPPHLLVGPRGANGQVIPPPQGQWAGAAGARAGPNGQPIVPGYGIPPIYNGGYPGGPQSQPVPAGRPYYAGGRGPRNNNRGGPVPPQGIPPQGIPPQGIPTKDGEAPSLAAVVASAPEAAQKQIIGEALYPKIIAQEGIQDQELAGKITGMLLDMDNSELIALAEDDAALKSRVEEALSAYKKYLESQKEGAAAAEEAPAAAAPAAEEASA from the coding sequence ATGTCTGCTGACGCTTCTGTTACTGCTGCCGAAAAGGCTCTTGAAAAGCTCACTCTTGATAACAAGACTGAGGTCAAGGAGGAGACTCCTGTTGAGTCCACTCCTAAGGAGGAATCCACCACTGAATCCTCCGAGTCTGCTACtcccgctgctgctgagggagctgctgctactgaggAGCCTGTTGatgaggctgctgccaatgctgctgccgctgccaaCTCTGCTTCCTTGTATGTTGGCGAGCTTGACCCCTCTATCACTGAGGCCATGCTCTTCGAGGTTTTCAACCAGATCGGACCCGTTGCCTCGATCCGAGTTTGTCGTGACGCTGTCACCAGACGTTCTCTTGGTTATGCTTATATCAACTACCACAATACTCAAGATGGTCAACGTGCTCTTGAGGAGTTGAACTATGCTCCTATCAAGGGTCGTGCTTGTCGTATCATGTGGTCTCAAAGAGATCCTTCTCTTCGTcgtactggtgctggtaacaTTTTCATCAAGAACTTGGACCCTGCTATTGATAACAAGGCTCTTCACGATACTTTCTCTGCTTTCGGTAACATCTTGTCTTGTAAGATTGCTACTGATGACAACGGTATTTCCAAGGGTTACGGATTTGTCCACTACGAGGACGTTGAGTCTGCTGAGTCGGCCATCAAGCACGTTGATGGTATGCTTTTGAACGACAAGAAGGTATTTGTTGGCAGACACATTGCCAAGCAAGACCGTCAATCCAAGGCCGAGCAATTGCGTGCTAACTACACCAACATCTACGTTAAGAACTTGGACCTTGAGACTAACCAAGAGAAGTTCGAGGAGATGTTCAAGAAGTTCGGTACCATCACTTCTGCCTCTTTGGCTGTTGATGGTGAGGGCAAGTCTCGTGGCTTTGGTTTTGTCAACTACGAGTCTCACGagtctgctgccaaggctGTTGAGGAGCTTAACGACTCTGAGACTCCTTCTGGTAAGAAGCTTTACGTTGGCCGTGCTCAAAAGAAGTACGAGCGTGAAGAGGAGCTTAAGAAGCAATACGAGGCTGCTCGTCTTGAGAAGATCAACAAGTACCAAGGTGTTAACTTGTACATCAAGAACCTTGATGACTCTGTTGACGATGAGAAGTTGCGTGAAGTTTTCTCTGTTCACGGTACCATTACTTCTGCTAAGGTCATGACTGACGACAGCGGCAAGTCCAAGggatttggatttgtttgtttctcttCGACTGAAGAGGCCACTAaggctgttgctgagatGAACCAGTTTATGCTTGCTGGTAAGCCTCTTTAtgttgctcttgctcaaAGAAAGGACGTTCGTCGTTCGCAAttgcaacaacaaatccaCGCCAAGAACCAATTGCGTTTGCAACAACAAGCCGCTGTTGCTGGCGGTCTTCCTGGCCAATACATTCCCAACCCCATGTTCTACGGACCCGGTGCTCAACAACCCGGTGGATTCATTCCCCCTGTTCCTCGTGGCGTTTTCCCTGGCAACACTCCACCACACTTGTTGGTCGGTCCTCGTGGTGCTAACGGCCAGGTcattcctcctcctcaagGGCAAtgggctggtgctgccggTGCCCGTGCCGGTCCTAATGGACAACCCATTGTGCCTGGTTACGGCATTCCTCCTATTTATAATGGCGGTTACCCCGGCGGTCCTCAATCTCAGCCTGTTCCTGCTGGAAGACCCTACTATGCCGGTGGTCGTGGCCCCAGAAACAACAACCGTGGCGGTCCCGTTCCTCCTCAAGGAATCCCCCCACAAGGAATCCCTCCTCAAGGAATCCCTACCAAGGACGGTGAGGCTCCTTctcttgctgctgttgtggcATCTGCTCCTGAAGCTGCTCAAAAGCAAATCATTGGTGAGGCTCTGTACCCCAAGATCATTGCTCAAGAAGGTATCCAAGACCAAGAGCTTGCCGGTAAGATCACTGGTATGCTCTTAGATATGGACAACTCGGAGCTCATTGCCCTTGCTGAGGACGATGCTGCTCTTAAGTCGCGTGTCGAGGAGGCTCTTTCTGCCTACAAGAAGTACCTCGAGTCGCAAAAGGagggtgctgctgctgccgaagaggctcctgctgccgccgCCCCTGCTGCCGAGGAGGCCTCTGCTTAG